A genomic region of Sphingobium sp. HWE2-09 contains the following coding sequences:
- a CDS encoding MobA/MobL family protein produces MLLKTETEIWAQADAAICRIFMAGDRTARRMLAADRTIEGARRRCEILRKLRARKDAIDHARAEQEVERSMGGTWGKSLHVRMPRARETAGQRTDARRRSGTAVRAARKSQVQPRAIRKYEAPLVDGRGRVALYFRVRYMGLKSKKWRHGISADHIIYILREAALETDGVDQNVVSLTNMGETVEEIAACWRALEAVEEGYRANAKVQCRIVWNLPHQLTPAQRHDLVKDFCERNFGRLGMPWIAAVHRPDESGDERNYHAHVCFSTRPCERTGDHQWAIAQEKVNGLTDEAGLKRLRAEAAAHMNQACRKAGLAVRFTHQSYQERGLNAERQTHVGPERMAAHDRGEAIAVIEQNARIVERNEAARDADDTAHVARLTERLMDFTGASLTVIDQRRRIAEVSRHVGQIRDHIKAVGHGLDGRIGHRSVGSRFCSYEQKD; encoded by the coding sequence GTGCTGCTGAAGACGGAGACAGAAATCTGGGCGCAAGCGGACGCTGCGATCTGCCGCATCTTCATGGCGGGGGATCGCACCGCGCGGCGGATGCTGGCCGCTGACCGCACGATCGAAGGGGCGCGGCGGCGGTGCGAGATATTGCGAAAACTGCGTGCAAGAAAGGACGCCATCGATCATGCCCGCGCTGAACAGGAGGTCGAGCGGTCGATGGGCGGCACCTGGGGCAAGTCGCTCCACGTCCGCATGCCGCGTGCGCGCGAAACCGCTGGTCAGCGGACGGATGCGAGGAGACGGTCGGGCACGGCTGTCCGTGCAGCCCGGAAATCTCAGGTGCAGCCGCGCGCCATCCGTAAATATGAGGCGCCGCTTGTAGACGGGCGCGGCCGCGTCGCATTGTATTTTCGCGTGCGATACATGGGGCTGAAATCGAAGAAGTGGCGGCATGGCATATCGGCAGACCATATCATCTACATCCTGCGCGAGGCGGCGCTGGAAACTGACGGCGTCGATCAGAATGTCGTGTCGCTCACCAATATGGGCGAAACCGTCGAGGAAATTGCCGCCTGCTGGCGCGCCCTGGAGGCTGTGGAGGAAGGCTACCGCGCCAATGCAAAGGTCCAGTGTCGCATCGTCTGGAACCTCCCGCACCAGCTGACGCCTGCACAGCGGCATGACCTTGTGAAGGACTTCTGCGAGCGTAACTTCGGGCGCCTGGGAATGCCCTGGATCGCGGCCGTCCACAGACCGGACGAAAGCGGTGACGAGCGCAATTATCACGCCCATGTCTGCTTCTCGACGCGTCCGTGCGAACGCACCGGCGATCATCAGTGGGCGATCGCACAGGAAAAGGTGAACGGCCTTACCGATGAAGCTGGCCTGAAGCGGCTCCGCGCGGAGGCGGCAGCGCATATGAATCAGGCTTGCCGCAAAGCAGGGCTGGCAGTGCGGTTTACCCACCAGAGCTATCAGGAACGCGGGCTGAATGCCGAGCGCCAGACGCACGTTGGTCCTGAGCGCATGGCCGCGCATGATCGCGGCGAGGCCATTGCCGTGATCGAGCAAAACGCCCGCATCGTTGAACGCAACGAGGCCGCGCGGGACGCGGACGATACTGCCCATGTTGCGCGCCTGACGGAGCGGCTCATGGATTTCACCGGGGCCAGCCTGACGGTGATCGACCAGCGGCGCCGCATCGCTGAAGTGTCGCGGCATGTCGGGCAGATCCGCGATCACATCAAGGCGGTCGGCCATGGCCTCGACGGACGTATCGGGCATCGGAGTGTCGGCAGTCGGTTTTGCAGTTATGAGCAAAAAGATTGA